The following proteins come from a genomic window of Plectropomus leopardus isolate mb chromosome 11, YSFRI_Pleo_2.0, whole genome shotgun sequence:
- the kxd1 gene encoding kxDL motif-containing protein 1: MEEPTASGVFCNRMLSMVNSEDVNAIIQAQRHMLDRFEKTNEMLINFNGLSNVRLQQMNEHFLLHTRTLVEMKKDLDSVFRRIRTLKGKIAKQYPEAFSNIHQSHILEDDDDEFDPVPPSAATTITTATSEQSTESCDTSPDVISPTVSRCSEDLSQEPPDTPTSDVLETAVLQDEGPDSVPAE, from the exons ATGGAGGAGCCCACGGCGTCCGGCGTGTTCTGTAACAGGATGCTGAGCATGGTCAACTCTGAGGATGTGAATGCCATCATTCAGGCTCAGAGACACAT GCTTGACCGCTTTGAGAAAACCAACGAGATGTTGATCAACTTCAACGGGCTTTCTAACGTGCGGCTGCAGCAGATGAACGAGCACTTCCTCCTCCACACTCGCACCCTTGTGGAGATGAAGAAAGATCTGGACAGCGTCTTCAGGAGGATCAG GACACTAAAAGGGAAGATTGCTAAACAGTACCCAGAGGCTTTCAGCA ATATCCATCAATCACACATCCTGGAGGACGACGACGACGAGTTTGACCCAGTTCCCCCCAGCGCTGCTACAACAATCACCACAGCCACCTCGGAGCAGAGCACAGAGTCTTGTGACACAAGTCCAGATGTGATCTCGCCCACTGTGAGCAGATGCTCTGAAGATCTCTCTCAAGAGCCCCCTGACACGCCCACCTCCGATGTCCTAGAGACAGCCGTCCTACAGGACGAGGGTCCGGACTCTGTACCTGCAGAATAG